In Syntrophobacterales bacterium, one genomic interval encodes:
- the trxA gene encoding thioredoxin, with translation MSKVVDITDDTFEEEVFQADLPVEVDFWAPWCGPCKMVGPLYDKLAEDYNGKFKFCKINVDENQQTATKYQIMSIPMQMFFVDGQKVDEILGAVPESTIKAMVDKILEKFPSDEKGRLKTLISSWAKSNAQHGQKFSKWLEKASETKGTPLYEKALAASQELEKAGLGLSRLLADL, from the coding sequence ATGAGCAAGGTAGTGGACATTACGGACGATACTTTTGAGGAAGAGGTGTTTCAGGCGGATTTGCCAGTGGAAGTGGATTTCTGGGCGCCGTGGTGCGGACCCTGCAAGATGGTCGGCCCCCTTTACGACAAGCTTGCCGAAGATTACAATGGCAAATTCAAGTTCTGCAAGATCAACGTGGACGAGAACCAGCAGACAGCGACCAAGTATCAGATAATGAGCATCCCGATGCAGATGTTTTTTGTGGACGGGCAGAAGGTGGACGAGATCCTCGGCGCGGTTCCGGAAAGTACGATCAAGGCGATGGTGGACAAAATCCTCGAGAAATTCCCCTCCGACGAAAAGGGCAGGCTGAAAACGCTGATCAGTTCATGGGCGAAAAGCAACGCACAGCATGGGCAGAAATTTTCCAAATGGCTGGAAAAGGCAAGCGAGACCAAGGGCACGCCGCTTTACGAAAAGGCGTTGGCCGCCTCGCAAGAGCTGGAGAAGGCGGGTCTCGGACTATCCCGGTTATTGGCCGATCTGTAA
- a CDS encoding TRAP transporter small permease, with protein MDGILRKLNRFEEGMVGFALLGLALLTAVETCLRYTISYTFSWFGELANYTMIFCAYLGASIGVKYGTHFSMEALSEYLPDRASHALKVLAYGISGVICLLFVYYGTIHILKTSAFGVKSPALQLPMFIPYLPIPLFSATMGFRFFVLSLQHFRGFLKNEPFARIRRK; from the coding sequence ATGGATGGTATTTTAAGGAAGCTCAACAGGTTCGAGGAGGGGATGGTCGGCTTCGCCCTCCTCGGCCTGGCGCTGCTTACGGCTGTTGAAACCTGCCTTCGTTATACGATCTCTTATACCTTCAGTTGGTTCGGCGAACTCGCGAACTATACGATGATTTTCTGCGCCTACCTCGGCGCCTCGATCGGCGTGAAGTACGGGACCCACTTTTCGATGGAGGCGCTGTCCGAATATCTTCCCGACCGGGCGAGTCATGCGCTCAAGGTCCTGGCATACGGCATCTCGGGCGTCATCTGCCTGCTTTTCGTTTACTACGGGACCATCCATATTTTGAAAACAAGCGCCTTCGGCGTCAAGAGCCCCGCGCTGCAGTTGCCGATGTTCATCCCCTATCTGCCGATTCCGCTTTTTTCGGCGACGATGGGGTTCCGCTTTTTTGTCCTTTCCCTTCAGCACTTCCGGGGGTTTTTGAAAAACGAGCCTTTCGCGCGTATCAGGAGGAAGTAG
- a CDS encoding TRAP transporter large permease subunit yields the protein MTLTIVLLCFLIFLVIGMPIALVLGATTAVYLIFIAHAPLTSLIQQLFNGLDNFVLLGVPFFILAGNIMAEGAISKRLVAVMRLCVRRFTGGLAMASVLACLFFAAISGSSPATVIAIGGIMMPALIKDGYGERFSVGLLTSAGSLGILIPPSIPMILYALVMNVSVAELFLAGFLPGLFIGGVLMTYSVIRAKRQGWRSEDSYTLAEGTKIIKEGLWALFLPLLVLGGIYGGIFTPTEAAAVSVVYALLVELFIYRELKPRQLFSVCRDSAILSGSLLFILSCAMSFIWMLTVEQIPVKLAEVIVSNIESKWLFLLAVNGVLLLIGGLMDIVTAIVVISPILAETLNRYDINYIHYGIIMIVNVELGFLTPPFGLNLFVAMAVMRRSLVEISRAVLPFILLFLACLLIITYVPQLSTLLPELFLR from the coding sequence TTGACCTTGACTATCGTTTTGCTTTGTTTTTTGATATTTCTTGTCATAGGCATGCCGATCGCACTCGTTCTGGGGGCGACCACCGCTGTTTATCTGATTTTTATCGCCCACGCCCCCCTTACCTCGCTCATCCAGCAGCTCTTTAATGGGCTGGACAATTTTGTCCTGCTGGGGGTGCCGTTTTTTATCCTTGCCGGCAATATCATGGCGGAGGGGGCCATCTCCAAACGGCTGGTTGCGGTTATGAGGCTATGCGTGAGGAGATTTACCGGCGGACTTGCCATGGCCTCCGTTTTGGCCTGCCTGTTTTTTGCGGCCATTTCCGGTTCATCGCCGGCCACAGTAATCGCGATCGGCGGCATCATGATGCCGGCCCTCATCAAGGATGGCTACGGGGAGCGCTTTTCCGTCGGCCTTCTCACCTCCGCCGGTTCCCTCGGCATTTTGATTCCGCCCAGCATCCCGATGATTCTCTATGCACTGGTAATGAATGTCTCCGTTGCCGAGCTTTTTCTGGCCGGCTTCCTGCCGGGTCTGTTTATCGGGGGCGTCCTGATGACCTATTCCGTCATCAGGGCAAAAAGACAGGGATGGCGTTCCGAGGATAGCTACACCCTCGCGGAGGGGACAAAAATCATCAAAGAGGGACTGTGGGCGTTGTTTCTTCCCCTCCTGGTCCTCGGCGGGATATACGGGGGTATTTTCACCCCGACGGAGGCAGCGGCGGTTTCCGTTGTTTACGCCCTTTTGGTTGAACTTTTCATCTACAGGGAACTGAAACCGCGCCAGCTATTTTCCGTCTGCAGGGATTCCGCGATCCTGTCAGGATCGCTGCTCTTCATCCTCTCCTGTGCGATGAGCTTCATCTGGATGCTGACCGTCGAGCAAATTCCGGTAAAACTTGCCGAGGTCATCGTCTCGAACATCGAGAGCAAATGGCTCTTTCTACTGGCCGTAAACGGCGTGCTTTTGCTCATCGGCGGCCTCATGGACATCGTGACGGCGATAGTGGTAATCTCACCGATTCTGGCCGAGACGCTCAACCGGTACGATATCAATTACATTCACTACGGCATTATCATGATCGTAAATGTCGAACTGGGGTTCCTGACCCCGCCCTTCGGCCTCAATCTCTTTGTAGCAATGGCCGTTATGAGGCGCTCCCTCGTGGAAATAAGCAGGGCGGTGCTGCCGTTCATCCTCCTCTTTTTGGCCTGTCTTCTCATCATTACCTATGTCCCGCAGCTCTCCACGCTGCTGCCGGAGCTTTTCCTCAGGTAA